The sequence below is a genomic window from Vibrio spartinae.
TTGCTGTCGACCAAATATCTCTCCATACGTTTTTACATTGCGTAAGAAACCAAAAGCTTCAGATAATCGTTCCCCTTTGAGCAGATAATACTGCGGTGAAGAAGAATGGTTACTCTCTGCCTTCGGTTCAAACAGAAGCTGGTTGCTGAGCACATCCTTGAATTGGGCAGAACAGGCTATCTCATTCTTTTTTGCTTCTCTTGCCAGAAACATCGCATTGTTGGTAACGCGGCCTTCTGGAATAGCACCGTCAATACTCCGCATCGTTCCCGTTGTTATGCCGATTTTGAGTTCCAGTGAAATGTTGTGCCGTTCCAGCAATTGTTCCCGTTTATTGTGTAGGTTATTCCAAATGTCGAATGCTGCTCTCGCACAGAGCCTGCTGTCGTTGTCACTGGCGGTGGGATAACCAAAATAGAACAGATTGGTGTCACCGACAGAACCTACGTGTGTTGCGCCATAGCGGAGAGCAATATCGACACATTGATGATTTTGATCGGAGAGCAGCATCTCTGCGATGTCCTGATTTTCAGAGGCAGAATCAACCAAGGACGTTCGCTGCTGGGAAATAATGATACAAAGAACCGAAATCTGCCTTCGCTCTGTAAACCGCGAGTAGGTTGAAGAAACCGTATTTTCCTGTGTTAGCGACTCTTGGGGCCGCTGTTCGTTTCCAGAAGTGGCAGGGGGTGGGGAGGGCGGTACTAAGTCAGAGAAGTTGATTCTCCTGAAGTCTCGGTATAGTTCAACGGTATTACCAGGGCGTTCTAGCGGTTTTTTGTGGAGAATTCGTCGAAAGAAAGGTGCAGAATGATGCCCTGCCAATAGGCCGAGAGGAATATTGGCAGCGCTAAGTTGATGATAAAAAACTGAAGCAGCGCTACTCCCCTTGATGGTCGCCGTTCCGGTCAGGCATTCCATGAAAACCAGGCCCCAGACATATATATCGGTTTGAGGTAAAGAAGGCTCTCCTCTAAGTTGCTCTGGAGCGCTATATTTGGGAGTGCCAAGGGTTTCATGACTTAAGGTGAGAGTTTGAAACTCCTTATGGTTTGCTTCACTCTTTATTGTGCTAATGCCAAAGTCGAGTATTTTGACATGTTTCTTGGCACCGACGTCAAATAGCATAATATTAGCAGGTTTGATGTCTCGGTGGATGATACCCTGCTCATGGGCGTGTGCGAGCGCATCGAGAACACAGGCCATTATTTCGGCAGCCTCAGGAGGCGGGAGAGGTCCCTGACTTGCCAAGTAGTCCTTCAGTGTTATTCCGTCGATATATTCGTAAACGGCATAGAGAAGTGAATCGCCTTGTTGTCCTTTATCGACGAGGGACACGATATTGGGATGATTTAATCGCCGAACGAGATCACATTCGCGATTGAAGCGGGCAATACTCCTTTGCCTTTTTATTGTGGACTCAGCACCGGAAGGAGAAAGAAACTTAATCGCAACCACCTTTTGCGTGCTTGCTTGAACAGCTTTGTAAACCTGTCCGAAACCACCTTCTCCCACTTTTTCAATCAGTGTGTAGTTGGAGGAGACAAATGTCGTCTCTAATGTACCATTGGTTACTAGTTTAGAATTCATTCTAACACCCTGCGTCGAAAACGATGCGCAACCGACGCGCAACCAATTCATAACGCATCAATCTAGCCTTGAAATGAGTGACCGTCAATCGCGGAATATGGAGCGTTGTCTCGTAAAAATGAAAAAAAATGAAAAGAAGCAGGGAGTTTAAAAAAACTGTACTGTGATTTTGTGATCTCCATCAGCAATACTGGACACTTCATTAAGCGACATTTCGATTTTCAAAGTTAACTGGGCTTAGATACCCAAGAGTACTGTGTTTTCTTGTCCGATTATAATCAATCTCTATGTATTCAAAGATGGTCTGGCGCATCTCCTCTCTCGTCATGTTCGGTTCATATTGAATCGCTTCAACTTTCATTGAGTGAAAGAAACTTTCAACATACTCTGAACACCTTAGCTGTAAACATCCCCCTAAACTAGCAGTATACCATTTTAGTTAGAGTTCTTCGATTTTCGGAGATCATTTATCAAAAACAGCAGGCACTAAAACCCGGCTTATTCAGCGCATAAAAAAGTCAGAACATATCTGCTCTGACTTTACAAAAATCGCTAATTGACCATGAGTTATATGTATCACTAATCGTAATTACAGTTATCTCGGTATTCACTCACTCTAAGACTGCTATCAAAATTTTGTCCACATAAAAATTGATTATAGCGTTTATCTTTATCAATGAAGCGCTTCATCCATGCCACGCCATTTCGCCCTAAAATATCTTCGTTAGGGTACCCTGTATTGGCACAGAAATGACTGCCTAACGCAATTTCAAAAAATGCTTTTGGCGTGGTTCCCGGGATTTTGTTATAAAATCGAGAAGCATGTACGTCCACTGGCGCGACAGCATCGGCTTGGCACGCAATGATCATGGTTGGTGAAGTAATACTAGAAAAACGGTTTAATCCAAGATACCAAGGCGCTTGAGGGATCACCGCATCAATCTTTCTGTCGGTTGCCAGTTTGAGGGCACCGCCCCCGCCCATCGACCAGCCAATGACGCCGACTCGATTTGGATCCACTAATCCATAAATCGGAGAGGTTCGATCCTTACCTTTATCAATGACATAATCGATTGCTGCACTGAGCTGACCTGCTCGATTATCAGGTTGATCATAAATCGTATTTGTATCGATCGTAATCACAGTAAAGCCCCAAGATGCCAAACGCGGTCCCCACCATTTAATACTACTTTCGTAAGAAACATAGCCCGGAATGACCGCAATGATGCCTTGCTGTCCTCCCGATTCTGTCGAGTAATGAATCGTGCCCCCACCAAATCCTCTGGCGAGTCTAGAAACATTGATGGTTTTTACCGAATAAGGTCCTCTACTGGATTCTAACTGATCAACGCGAGGAACTGGGCCTCGTTCAAATCCATTTGAACAGTCTGAACACGGTACCGCAAAACTTGGCAATGAAAAAAATATCACTATGATTCCCAATGCTAGCTTACATTTTGTTAAAACATTCATAATCACTCCATTGTGTGTTTTGAGCCTTAACAATCACATTGGCACCGTCAATAATGCGCTCTGGTGCATATGTGTTCCTTTATAAAGCTAGAGGGGTTGTTCAATTTTTCAACAACTCAATGTTGGTATGTTTAGTTTATCTGCGTTTTATTTGATATCTGTTCAGAAACAAGGATTAACTATTAATATCACTATTGATAATAATAAGGCAGATAATCAGTGTGACACGTATGGCAAGGTATAGAAGAATTAGAAACCAATGATGAAAAGGACGTCTGATGCTTTGGTGTTGAAGCGTTGATACTCGCATGGGAGTATCATTTACCTCGATTGCTTCATAAATAGATGCGCGCCTTGTTCATCAGCGATTTTCTGGGACATATTGATATAATCGGCACCATCATTATCGGCTAAACCTCCCATCAGCGCATACATAGGGGATAAGTAACAAACCTCTTTTTTTTGCAGGGCAAGTTCTATTCCCTTTTCTAAAATACGCTTCGCTTCATCAAAACAGCCAAATCTACAATAAACTTCAGCCTTAATCAGTGAATAAAGCGAGTGGGCAATCTGATCGCCACTTGATGCCAGCCAATGACTGTAACCCTCCTCAACAAGCGTTAACGACAGCTCTTCATTGGGGGCTGTGTCGACGAAAGATAATGCCCACCCTTTAAATAGTAATGCAATCCCCCGATAGAATGGAAAGTTGTTCCAATCAGCAATCTCCAGCAATTGTTCAGCAAGAATGACGATGTTGTCAAAATCTTTCAGGTGATAAGCTGACCATATTTTCCCCTGTAAAACAATTGCATAACTAAAAGGGTCATTCTGAGTCAAGGTTTCAAACTGAGGGTTTTGAAAAAATTGAACATCCTCATCACGACAAGTTAATATGGAGGATAAACCACCAAAACAGCCCGCTAAAGCCAATGGATTGATACCCACTGCCAAGTAAACATTCTGATCTTCAATATGTTGAAAATATTGGAACGACGCTTTTGCATTACGAATGGCATCCTGATGTTTAGCGAGCCAAAATTGAGAATTTGATAAGCAACTATGGGCGAGTGATTTACAGCGGTCATTTTGGGATTGCTCAGCCAAAGAAAGCATTTCATTGGCCGTATTTTCAGACAGTTCAAAGTCCATCGCCATCAGTTGCCTTACCCATAAGCCACTTAAAGAAATGCAATGGCGGAATGGGCAACCCATTTGTTTCGCAAGAACAATACACCGCTGATAAGCTGCAACAGTGCTATGACTGACCCATCCTTTCGTCTGCCTTTCTATGATTGCCTGAAGTAGGTAAATCTCAAACAACAAATCTAATTGCTGTTCAGTTGCTGGTTGGCGCTTGTAGCATTCAAGCGCAGTATGAAGGTCTTTTTTAGCAGCGGCATATTCCCCTTTCTCAATGTATTGCCTTCCCACCATAAGCAATGCTTGAGCGACTTTTTGCCAAGCTTCAGCCTTCGTATAGTAATCAATCATTTGTCTTTGTGTTTCTTGTGTCGGTTTTGACGCACCAGACGCCAAATAATTAGCCATGCAAAGGTAAACTTTTCGCTTCTCTTGGTGGCTGATTTTCTGTTGGAGCACGTGCGTTAAAAAAGGATGATTTACATAAACAACCTGTTCTGGTGACAACCTGATCAATCTCATTTCGATCAGTTTGTCAATGACGCCTGATTGAGGGGTCGCTGCCGCACAAAGCTCCGTTAGCGTCAAATGATCAGTCACTAAAGCAATAAATGACATCACTCGGCTTAATTCTGCTGGAAGTGCATCAATTTTACTCTCTAAGTAAAGCGTCACTTCGAATGGGATTTTGTTGTGAGCGTATAACATCAACAGATGATAATAATGGGCAGGATTTCCTTTCGCACCATCTAAACTCAATGCCATCATATCAGAGGTAACATCGGAGGCTGGCAACTGCACCATATCGTCATATTCAAGCGGTTGTAATGTCATGTTGAACACGGGCATTCGGACGGTACTGAATGCATCTACATGTTGATTTGCAGCATTAGTCGGCAGATAAGCCGCACCGATCACTAAAGACTTACTCTCAGACTGTGTAATCATTTTAAGCAATGTGGCTAGTGTGGTTTCATCAATTAAATGGAAATTATCAAGTGACAAAAAAACTGGCCCTATCCGGCCGATGGCTTTTGCCAAGCTAATTGTGCCGGTATTGGAAAAGTCGTTATCCTTATCGGTTTGTGATTCACCGTTATCTGGCAAAAGATCTTTCAATGCGTTCAGTAACAATGCCTCGGGTGCCAGTGCGAGATGAAAATCCAGCCGAACCGTTTGCCAGCCCTGCTTTTCGGCCAAATTTGCGAGAACGTTCAGCATATGGCTTTTCCCTATCCCTTGCACGCCTTGAATCGCTAGAAGACAATGTTCATTTTTACGCATTGCGCCATCGATTACATATTGAAATAAATCTATTTCATGATGTCTTCCTTGGGTCTCCCCGAAAGAAGCTTGCCCTCCTTTTATCAGCATTTTGTAGCCAGATATGAAGGCTTGGTCACAGTAAGAAAAATATTGATCGCTGGCTTCGATTAATAAATCTGAGACCAGTATTGTGGCGTCATCAAGCTGCAAAGCAAAGTCTGACATCTCATGAATATAAGCTTCGTCAAGATGCCAATGACCTTCATCTTGGTTAGACAGAAGTTGCGTTGAAATGATTGCTGTGAAATGTTGAGTCGCTTGATGAGAAAGCCTTAAGAGAAATTGTTGAAGCGTCAAATACAATTTTTTTTCATCGTCGATACAAGGTAAGGCGACCACTAAGGTGTTACCGAAATGTTCAGTGGTCAACGGTGATAATTGGTCAATCCGAATTCGTATTTCATTTAATATTATTTTTGAATCGACTTGAACCCATAATGTTAAAGCAAGTCTTTGCTTAAATTTTTCTTTTTCTGACGCCAATGATGTTGTCTTGATTAATTCCTCAAGTGGGACAGAAAAAAACTTTGCAAGACGTGCAACGGTTCTTTTACTCAATGATTTTCCAAGTTCAGCTCGTTTGATTGTGGCAATTGATACACTGCAACCCTTCTGTTGACTGCATGCGTACTCCAACCCCTCCTGAGATAAAGCCAGTTTTTCTCTCAATAGCCTTAATTTATGACCATCAATAAAAATAGTGTCAGCCATTTTATTTACCCAGCATCATTTCCATATGATGAACTATCATAGTTCAAAGCGTTATACATTCAAGTGCATAGGTCTCATAAAATCATGATTTTCATTATGAAATAAAAAAATTGATACCAAATTATACTGACTGATTAACACATGATGCCGGTTTGATACAGAACTACTCTCAACCACGGGTTATTTTAATTATGTCGGTGCTATGAATTAAGTACATGTTTAACCGTGTTGCTGTCTGGATTTATCTATCCTCTTACACAAAATTATGGACATAGCATCTTCTAAATTTTATTCAAAATAACGATCTCAACTGGGAAATATGGAGAAAAATGATGGAAAATATGCGACTTGTAGACCAAGTAAAAGTTAAAGTAAAATGTAAACCAGAGCATAATAAAAATGCAAAAGAAATTAACGGATTCCTAAAAATTCAGCAAAATAAAGCTGGAGAAGTTGCTCAGAAAAAAATATTTGTAGCGACAGACAAAGAAGAAAATGCTACTGTTTTTTGTCGTTATACTACATTGCAACCTAAAGACACAGGCTATTATTATGTGGTGCAGGGTTCTGAAGATGATGATGGCACAGTATTATACATGGATGAAGAAACTACATCTGGTGTAGTGTACGCAAATAGAATGTCATTAAATGACGAATCTACAGCGCAAAAAACGATTCATTCCTGGAAAACTACCGAATCTAAAAAACATAATGCACAACGATTAAGCGCATTCCTAACTGGACATACTCCAGAGATGTTTGATGAAGCTCTTGCTGTTGCAAGAAAAGATCAACTGAAAATTAGTAAACAGAATGGTGAAAAAGAAATCTTTTGCAATGCAAAGAAAAACCGTGATGGGCTTACTGTTGATATTATAGAAGTTAAAGCAGATAATAAGGAATTAGAGAATGTTTAAATTAATATTTATCCATTAATTAAATAATAAAATTCTAACTATAATCTACAAAAGCAGCCTTATATTGGCTGCTTTTTTTAAAATAATGTTTATCTTATGATTTATATAATAACAAATAACTAAACCTTAACTTTATCTCGATATGGATAACTCAACCCACTTTGAGATAAACCATTTTCCACGAGCATGATTAAATACCCCATGGCACAACAGTTCGGATCCATTACCGGCACATTTTGTTTATACTTCGCAGTGAGCAATTCACTCAAAGGTGCTGAGAAACTGGTAAACCCGGTACAACCAAACATAATGCTGTCGGCACCATCTTGTTCAATAGCCCTGCAGGCCAGCTCGAATAACTCCGTGAGAATTATTTCTTCCGCATCTGGAGACGGTGCTTTCAATTCATTAACGCATTTATCCAAAGGCAAGATCGATGCAAGGTTTTCGGTGACGCCAAAAGCCCGCACATGTTCGTTCTGAAGATCAACAACATCACGGACAGTCAGAATCGAAACCTTTTGACTCAATAACATTGCAGTAAAAAAGTTTGGTCTGAAGCCACCGACAACGGGGATTTTGACTGCTTGTCTTGCAGCCTCAACCCCACACATATCCATATCCGTCACAAATACACCCTGATATCCGTCTTGTTCTGCCTGAATCACTTTATCTAAGACATACGGCGCATTGATTGTCAGATCAACCCGGGATTGAATAAATGGCGTGCCATGATCAATATGCTCTAAATCAATCGTCACCTTATCACTTCTGAACCGATTCACACTTTTTGAGATTTGCTCAGTAAACTCTGTGGTATTTACCGGAATAATAATTTTAAGTTTCATCTTCATCGACATATCAACCTCTCATCTTATGTTGAATTGGTGGGTGATAGTTACCAAAATAACCGAATCGTCTAAATATCTCTGAAAAATGCTCATGGAACCAAGGCTGATTAATTTGAGGGGCAGCATCTACAGTAAATATTGCCATCTCTTTGAGCCGGGGATCGTCTTGATCGGCTTTCCATGCATCAATGATTTCATCATTACTCATTAGTGAAGCATCACTGGACAGGCAGCAAATCAAATCAGGGGCCATTGCAACGGGCATACTTAAATCATCTGCCCACAAAATCATATTTTCATTTTGTGAAATGACGTAATATTTTTTACCGGAGTGATCTTGCTGATATTCTTGTGCAACCCAGTCAAAACCATTGCCGGTCATCGTGATAATGTTATTCAGTCTGCCTTTCATCACACACTGTGCGCCATCCAGCGTTTCTATCACATCAAAGCAGGAAAGCTGATCCTCAATACACTGTCTGATATGTTGACCGAGGGCTTTTGCTTTCAATAACATCCCCGGGACAACGGCATTGGTTTGCTTTAATTGACGTCCAGTCATTGCAAATGATGCAAGGGAGGCCCGGTCATCAAAACTTTTCGATTGACTGATAATCCCTCTCGTCATTGCGTCAACATCAGCACTCGATTTACAGCCAATCGCGATGACGCCGCCATCTTCTTTTAGATATTTTTCTGATGTGAGTACACAGGGTGAGACCGCTATCGGGCTTTCTAATGCCAAATTCGCAAACGTCGATAACTGTAAACAGGGGAAGGCCCGGCCGCCACCGTCACCGTTAATTATCGGAATCTTTCTGTCTGCGGCCACCAGTAAACTCATACCGTAGGCAATCGGTCCGGTTTCGACGGGTGACAATGTTGAAAATGTCGTGTTTTTGGTTTTCTCCAGATCATTAAATGCCGTGACGGGAGAAGAACGATATCCTTTCTGGAGAAACTTTTGTGGTGCCCCCATGGCAGCCAGTACCGGAAGCTGATCGGTATCTTGAACCTCATGGATATCAATGTACTGTACTTGAACATCAGATGTTGACGCGAAGAGCTTGTCAATTTCTTTGAGTAATTCTTCTCCATTTTTCTGCGCACCGCCACCACCACAAGCATAAAAATGCGCCCCCAAAATCACATCAGCCAAATCTGTCCGATTCAAGGTTTTTACTTTTGATACCATAAATAACGTCCTCTGTTGAAATGAACAGAAACATTAAACTGATGTCGAGATCAATTCAGTATCAAGGCAGTATCATTTGGTTATCTGCCGGATGCCCGGACTTGTGCCGGCGTAGACTGTACATCTGACATTCAGCAATTGGTGTCGCTGGTGTTGTGTTCCAGTGGGTATAAGGGGCTGTTCCGCCCCTTATACCAAGGTGACGCTTCATTAACTATGCGCTTGACGACTTTCTACTTTATTTGCCCCTGAGCCTTGATTAAATGCGACGGCTATCAGAATCAATAACAGGGCTACCCATGTATTCAGTCCCACATGCTTTCACAATGAGAGGATGCTCATCTTCGCATTTAGACAGAAGCAACAACGTGATACCAAAAGAGGCGGGGCCTTACCATCGTTTTATTCAAAAATAACAACGAATAAAGGTATAAAATCCGCTTTCTGACAGGCTACTCCCTTAGGAGTAGCTGAATACCAATCTTGTTTTATATCAAAAAATGACCGGATTGATTTCATTAGACTCTGGCGATAAGTGACGTATTACAGGCAGAGTATATTGATGCAGCAAAAGAAAAAATTGGTGGTCGTTGGGAATGGGATGGTCGGGCATCGATTGATTGAAGACCTGATAAACAGAGATGGTGCGGGTGCGGAGAATATCGAGATAACGGTTCTGAGTGAAGAACGGCGGCTTGCTTATGACCGTGTTCACTTGTCTTCTTACTTTGGAAATGACAGTTCAGATGCATTAACGTTGGTCTCACCGGGTTTTTATCGTGAGAATCACGTTCAGGTATTGTTGGGGGATCGGGCGGTAAAGATTGATTGTGAAAAGCAATTTGTCGTTGCTGAGAGCGGGAAACAAATTGCTTTTGACACGTTAATTCTTGCGACCGGATCCTATCCTTGGGTGCCGCCCATTCAAGGTGCTGATAACCCCGATTGTTTTGTTTATCGGACAATCGATGATCTCGATGCGATCAAAGCTTGTGCAGGCCACAGTAAAAAAGGTGCTGTGATTGGCGGGGGGCTGCTTGGCCTTGAAGCCGCAGGCGCATTAAAAGCATTGGGTGTTGAAACCCACGTCGTGGAGTTTGCGCCGGTGTTAATGGCGGAACAACTGGATAAACAGGGCGGCGAACTACTTCGGCAAAAAATAGCAAGGATTGGTGTTCAGGTTCATACCGGTAAAAATACACGCGAAATTGTCGATTCGGGCACGTCAGCGCGTCACACGCTCAATTTTGCTGATGGTACAGCGTTAGACGTTGATTTTATTGTCTTCTCAACCGGTATCAGGCCGCAAGACCGTGTGGCAAAAGAAGCCGGACTGGCCGTCGCGCCACGCGGTGGTGTCGTGATTAATGATCATTGCCAGACCTCAAACTCAAATATTTATGCGATTGGCGAATGTGCTTCATGGCAGGGACATTTCTTTGGACTCGTCGCCCCGGGTTATAAAATGGCGACTGTCGCCGTTGACCACTTATTGGGAGAAAAGAGTCAGTTTGAGGGCGCCGATATGAGTGCCAAATTGAAGTTATTGGGGGTCGATGTCGGGAGTATCGGTGATGCAAACGGTGATACTCCGGGCAGTAAAAGTTATGTGTATCTCAACGAGGCTGAGGGTATTTATAAACGTGTGATTGTATCGCATGATGAAAAATACTTACTGGGTGCGGTATTGGTGGGTGATACCGCTGATTATGACCATCTGCTACAACTCAAACTGAATCATATCGAATTGCCGAAGTATCCTGATACCTTAATTCTGCCTGCTTATGCCGGGGCCAAAAAGCCGGTTCTCGGCCCGGACTCTCTGCCGGATTCGGCTGTCATTTGCTCGTGTTTTGATGTGACGAAAGGTCAAATCGTCAAGGCGGTTGGCGAGGGCTGCCATACTTTGGCTGAAGTGAAGGCGGCCACAAATGCCGGTAATGGTTGTGGGGGATGTCTTCCGCTAGTCAGTTCAGTGCTCAATGTTGCGTTGAAAAAAGCGGGTGTGGCGGTGAACCATCATCTGTGTGAACATTTTGCATACTCACGGCAGGAGTTGTTCCACCTCATCAGAACACACGAAATCACAACGTTTGATGCATTAATCAAAACTTATGGTCGTGGCTATGGGTGTGAGATCTGTAAACCGACGGTGGGGTCTATTCTCGCGTCTTGTTGGGGGGAGCATATTTTAAACCCTCAATTGGTTGGGTTACATGACACCAACGACAACTTTCTCGGCAATATGCAAAAAGACGGCACCTATTCGGTCATTCCAAGAATGCCGGGAGGTGAAGTGACACCGCAGGGATTAGCAGCATTAGCAACGGTCGCTCAACAATATGGCCTTTATACGAAAATAACCGGTGCGCAGCGTATCGCATTATTCGGTGCGCAAAAAGATGATCTTCCGGCGATATGGCAAGGATTGATTGCAGCAGGGTTTGAAACTGGTCAGGCGTACGCAAAATCGTTACGGATGGTAAAAAGTTGTGTCGGTAGTACCTGGTGTCGTTTCGGTGTTAAAGACAGTCTTGGACTCGGGGTACGGATTGAAAATCGCTATAAGGGCATCCGGACGCCACATAAAATGAAAATGGGGGTTTCTGGCTGTACTCGGGAGTGCGCGGAAGCACAGGGAAAAGATCTCGGGATTATTGCCACCGATGCCGGCTGGAATATGTACGTCTGTGGTAACGGCGGTATGAAGCCGAGACACGCAGATTTGTTCGCAGCAGGTTTAGATGAGCCAACCTTATTCAAATATATTGACCGTTTTATGATGTTTTATATTCGGACCGCGGACAAACAACAGCGCACCTCTGTCTGGCTGGATAATCTTGAAGGTGGCATCGAATATCTGCAAGCGGTCATCATTGATGACAAACTGGGTATCAACCCACAACTCGAAGCTGATATCAGGCGACTGATTGAGAATTATCGTTGTGAATGGCAACAGACGCTTGATGATCCGCATTCATTAAAACGATTCTCTCATTTCATTAATAGTGATTTACGTGATGATAATGTTCAGTTTGTGTCACAACGTCAGCAACACCGCCCTGCAACTTATCTGGAGAAACATCCACAGATCAAGGGTGAAATTTTACATATTGAACGGGAGGTTGAGTCATGAGCCAATGGCAGCAACTGTGTAATGTAAATGATATTATTCCCGGGACTGGGGTCTGTGCTTTAGTCAATCAAACCCAAGTGGCGCTATTTCGTCCCTATACGGATGAACAGATATTTGCGGTTGATAATTATGATCCGATTGCACAAGCCAACGTATTATCCCGTGGCATTATATGTGAACACCATGCAGAGCTCTGGGTGGCAAGTCCGGTGAAAAAGCAGCGTTTTAACCTCAGCGATGGCCGCTGTTTGGAAGATGAACAATTTAATATTCGCGCTTATTCTGTCCGTGTTGTTGACCATACCATTGAGATAGTCGCAACCTGATATCAATCTGCATCAGATACAGCCTCTCGGATGCTGTATCTGATTGGCATTTCAATATAAATTTCTCTGCAATTTTTCTTCTCCCCCTCACACTGAATGTCGCTGTTATTTATTGTGCGTGACGAGTTCTCAGCGCTGAACATTATGCTGGTCAGTGAGTATGTTGCAAATCAGCCAAATCAGGTGAGTCGGCTGTATCTCCGGCCACTAAAAAATAACGAGGTGCTACGGATTTTTCGGACATATGATGCGTGATGAGCACGCGTACCCCTAAATAGTCATGATGCGGGATATTTACACCACACTAATCGCATGGTTATTTAACTTGCTGTTAAATATTGTTTTTATTTGTTTTTCATTCTACTTCTTTGGGAGTATGCCCCTCTTTTCTATTGATAAAGTCCCTATTTGATATTGATGTCGGTCAACAAGCACATCTGCGTAAATCGGTAAAAGTGAACACCTATTCATCAATATGAAGGACGTAAACATGTCTCATGCCAACTCTAACGCTTGTGATGTGAAATCGAAAATGCTCACGCAATGGCATCCGG
It includes:
- the nirB gene encoding nitrite reductase large subunit NirB; its protein translation is MQQKKKLVVVGNGMVGHRLIEDLINRDGAGAENIEITVLSEERRLAYDRVHLSSYFGNDSSDALTLVSPGFYRENHVQVLLGDRAVKIDCEKQFVVAESGKQIAFDTLILATGSYPWVPPIQGADNPDCFVYRTIDDLDAIKACAGHSKKGAVIGGGLLGLEAAGALKALGVETHVVEFAPVLMAEQLDKQGGELLRQKIARIGVQVHTGKNTREIVDSGTSARHTLNFADGTALDVDFIVFSTGIRPQDRVAKEAGLAVAPRGGVVINDHCQTSNSNIYAIGECASWQGHFFGLVAPGYKMATVAVDHLLGEKSQFEGADMSAKLKLLGVDVGSIGDANGDTPGSKSYVYLNEAEGIYKRVIVSHDEKYLLGAVLVGDTADYDHLLQLKLNHIELPKYPDTLILPAYAGAKKPVLGPDSLPDSAVICSCFDVTKGQIVKAVGEGCHTLAEVKAATNAGNGCGGCLPLVSSVLNVALKKAGVAVNHHLCEHFAYSRQELFHLIRTHEITTFDALIKTYGRGYGCEICKPTVGSILASCWGEHILNPQLVGLHDTNDNFLGNMQKDGTYSVIPRMPGGEVTPQGLAALATVAQQYGLYTKITGAQRIALFGAQKDDLPAIWQGLIAAGFETGQAYAKSLRMVKSCVGSTWCRFGVKDSLGLGVRIENRYKGIRTPHKMKMGVSGCTRECAEAQGKDLGIIATDAGWNMYVCGNGGMKPRHADLFAAGLDEPTLFKYIDRFMMFYIRTADKQQRTSVWLDNLEGGIEYLQAVIIDDKLGINPQLEADIRRLIENYRCEWQQTLDDPHSLKRFSHFINSDLRDDNVQFVSQRQQHRPATYLEKHPQIKGEILHIEREVES
- the nirD gene encoding nitrite reductase small subunit NirD, giving the protein MSQWQQLCNVNDIIPGTGVCALVNQTQVALFRPYTDEQIFAVDNYDPIAQANVLSRGIICEHHAELWVASPVKKQRFNLSDGRCLEDEQFNIRAYSVRVVDHTIEIVAT